One window of Acipenser ruthenus chromosome 45, fAciRut3.2 maternal haplotype, whole genome shotgun sequence genomic DNA carries:
- the LOC131720845 gene encoding nanos homolog 1-like → MDRGNQSFDVWKDYFGLVELLQETRTRGAAGSEPGPEPSPGAAAGMAATQPDRGTKQQSASEVKSPALNQHDPTDGGSKCCVFCKKNVESRKVYNSHSFKDGDKVLCPYLRRYKCPRCGATGDEAHTKRYCPQRNTDYHGPLKRSETGKAPGGAPLQ, encoded by the coding sequence ATGGACCGCGGTAACCAGAGCTTCGACGTGTGGAAAGACTACTTCGGTCTGGTCGAATTGCTGCAGGAAACGAGGACTCGTGGCGCTGCTGGAAGCGAGCCGGGTCCCGAACCGAGTCCCGGTGCTGCAGCCGGCATGGCGGCGACACAGCCCGACCGCGGCACGAAGCAGCAGAGCGCTTCAGAAGTCAAGTCGCCGGCGCTAAACCAACACGACCCGACGGACGGAGGAAGCAAGTGCTGCGTGTTTTGCAAAAAGAACGTGGAGTCCAGAAAGGTCTACAACAGCCACAGCTTTAAGGACGGTGACAAAGTGCTGTGCCCCTATCTCAGACGCTACAAGTGCCCGCGTTGCGGTGCCACCGGAGATGAAGCGCACACGAAGCGCTACTGCCCGCAGCGTAACACAGACTACCACGGCCCGCTAAAGAGAAGCGAGACGGGCAAGGCGCCAGGGGGAGCCCCCCTTCAGTGA